The proteins below come from a single Mercenaria mercenaria strain notata chromosome 3, MADL_Memer_1, whole genome shotgun sequence genomic window:
- the LOC123525903 gene encoding hemicentin-2-like, translated as MFPLVLVVLTFLVCSSDGSDVVLGILGNSAFIECQLPISNTLIWQTENGNVIAMNGRVINENSTKYLIEKQNGLRESLVIHDLTLADDNIFRCFDLKNRTFVDSTKLNVLAVSGIVKLLMMEEGPQVLIRTLLAGICVEPRTFSKPAGTHNAFTIVFLFFILYFLARAPMMNVTVTPPQPMLEGTEVTLTCEADGGKPLPEIRWFIKSTNGSVTEVNGNVTDIKYPNGTGHRTNTLRTTVTRDLYRATFICNITVSLLYQETFTVDTDVLLAPLKPEITSRDYDGSFDENSVLKVQCSSKGGRPTPTIYWLLDGNRVGDVEVVVKTHENGTATVVSNLSKQMSRVYNGSVLTCAATNRVLLDQGLPPRVANITLLASYKPNVWIEQHEYTTKLGDNVTFNCNIDANPLPYFEQLYWTNKGVMVDRKYYYLSNESDVFSLNLQDVEITDTGYYACHAVNRLGASSSEQIKLTVLYAPVCGYSSVQKVAVRLGEGAGLNCSMMASPNDVMFTWRYRQNDERITKMRATKDMRSIDHVYGVLDLTVGSQIRYGEIECHGNNTQGMSLNPCIFEIVPPGPPEIPGNCSTTVDKSQVQIKCVAGFNGGSTQHFILQKLGNIEFQTLLANDIPDFQFNSYENVTIRICAYNDDYKNIRNCAIPSEIVVYVPAFSDVPQSDPVKGEKSHKTAYIAGGVIAAFGVIIIAIIVSVLLFRRYKKVCYKVKQARFPYTTNNKLTSSLHNSYVYSQPGY; from the exons ATGTTTCCACTGGTGCTAGTTGTCTTAACTTTTCTTGTTTGTTCTTCCGATGGAAGCGACGTAGTGCTTGGAATTCTGGGGAATTCGGCGTTCATCGAGTGTCAACTTCCGATTTCAAATACGCTTATCTGGCAGACCGAAAATGGAAACGTTATAGCAATGAACGGGAGAGTAATAAATGAGAATTCTACAAAATATCTAATAGAAAAACAAAACGGATTGCGAGAATCTTTGGTGATTCACGACCTTACCCTTGCAGACGACAATATATTCAGATGTTTTGACCTAAAGAACAGAACGTTTGTTGATTCAACCAAGCTTAATGTACTTG CTGTTAGTGGAATTgtcaagcttttgatgatggaggaaggtCCTCAAGTGCTTATCCGGACATTATTGGCGGGTATATGTGTAGAACCGCGGACATTCAGTAAGCCAGCAGG GACACACAATGCTTTTACTatcgtgtttttatttttcattttgtattttctagCTCGGGCACCGATGATGAATGTCACAGTCACACCTCCACAACCAATGCTAGAAGGGACAGAAGTGACGTTAACATGTGAAGCAGACGGAGGAAAGCCACTTCCCGAAATCAGATGGTTCATTAAAT CGACCAATGGAAGTGTCACGGAGGTTAATGGTAACGTAACTGATATAAAATACCCCAATGGAACCGGACATCGTACGAATACACTGAGAACAACAGTTACTCGAGACTTGTACCGCGCGACATTTATATGTAACATTACAGTGTCACTTCTCTACCAGGAGACATTTACGGTGGATACAGATGTTCTGT TGGCACCGTTAAAGCCAGAAATTACGTCACGTGACTATGATGGAAGTTTTGATGAAAACTCTGTGTTGAAAGTGCAGTGTTCGAGTAAAGGGGGCCGCCCGACCCCAACAATTTACTGGCTCCTAGATGGTAACAGAGTAGGAGACGTGGAGGTTGTTGTTAAAACACACGAAAACGGAACAGCAACTGTGGTATCAAACCTTAGCAAACAAATGTCACGTGTTTATAATGGTTCCGTGTTGACGTGTGCGGCAACGAACAGAGTGTTGTTGGATCAAGGACTTCCGCCACGTGTAGCCAACATTACTCTGTTAGCTTCTT ATAAACCTAATGTATGGATAGAGCAGCATGAGTACACGACTAAGCTTGGAGACAATGTGACATTCAACTGCAATATTGACGCTAATCCTTTACCTTATTTTGAACAATTATATTGGACAAACAAAGGTGTCATGGTAGACCGGAAATACTACTACCTATCAAACGAAAGTGACGTCTTCAGTCTGAATCTTCAAGATGTAGAGAT AACAGACACAGGGTATTACGCTTGCCATGCTGTCAACAGACTGGGCGCTTCCTCAAGTGAACAGATCAAACTAACAGTATTAT ATGCACCAGTCTGTGGGTACAGTTCAGTTCAGAAAGTTGCTGTCAGATTGGGAGAAGGTGCTGGGCTCAACTGCAGCATGATGGCCTCACCAAATGACGTCATGTTCACCTGGAGGTATAGACAGAATGATGAACGAATAACAAAGATGCGTGCTACAAAGGACATGCGCAGTATCGATCATGTTTATGGAGTTCTGGATCTAACTGTGGG GAGTCAGATACGCTATGGAGAAATAGAATGTCATGGGAATAATACGCAAGGAATGTCACTTAATCCATGCATCTTTGAGATTGTCCCCCCTG GTCCACCTGAAATCCCCGGGAACTGCTCAACAACGGTAGACAAGAGTCAAGTCCAAATCAAATGTGTAGCTGGATTCAACGGAGGCTCTACACAACACTTTATTCTTCAAAAGCTCGGCAACATTGAGTTCCAAACGCTGCTTGCAAATGATATCCCCGACTTCCAGTTCAATTCGTACGAGAACGTGACAATTCGCATATGCGCCTATAATGACGATTACAAAAATATCCGAAACTGCGCAATACCTTCTGAGATTGTCGTTTATGTCCCAG CTTTTTCAGATGTACCTCAAAGTGATCCAGTAAAGGGAGAAAAATCACACAAGACAGCTTATATAGCTGGAGGAGTTATCGCCGCTTTTGGAGTTATTATCATTGCAATAATAGTTTCCGTACTTCTCTTTCGGAGATATAAAAAGGTTTGTTATAAAGTCAAACAAGCACGCTTTCCTTACACCACCAATAATAAACTAACCTCCTCCTTACATAACTCTTATGTTTACTCACAACCTGGATACTAA